Proteins encoded in a region of the Thermomicrobiales bacterium genome:
- a CDS encoding threonine/serine dehydratase yields MAGTAAAGDPHATIEGSQLEPPTLQDVFKARKVVDTYLDPTPLLYSEALSTKLGFDLWLKLENLQPIGAFKIRGGIYLISKLSAEQKARGVVSASTGNHGQSIAYAGRLFGVRVVICVPENVNPIKAASMERMGAEVVRHGRDFDDARMHAARLQDEEGLLYIHSANEPDLIAGVGTYSLEIMEAVPDLDALIVPIGAGSGACGAVIAGKGINPDLRVIGAQAAGAPAFHDSWQRNELLSYETIDTFAEGMATRQAFSLPLRILREGLDSIVLISDADLRRSILTLLEQARVLAEGAGSAAFAAAYAKRTELRGKKVAVVVSGGNLEAGILARALDEERAW; encoded by the coding sequence ATGGCTGGTACCGCCGCCGCGGGCGACCCGCATGCGACGATCGAGGGCTCGCAGCTCGAGCCACCTACGTTGCAAGATGTATTCAAGGCTCGCAAGGTCGTAGACACCTATCTCGATCCGACGCCTCTTCTTTATTCAGAAGCGCTTTCCACGAAACTCGGGTTCGATCTCTGGCTCAAGCTGGAAAACTTGCAGCCGATCGGCGCGTTCAAGATTCGTGGCGGGATCTATCTGATCAGCAAGCTGTCGGCCGAACAGAAAGCGCGGGGCGTGGTTTCGGCATCGACCGGCAACCACGGGCAATCGATTGCCTATGCAGGCCGGCTGTTTGGCGTGCGGGTTGTGATCTGCGTGCCAGAGAACGTGAATCCCATCAAAGCCGCATCGATGGAGCGGATGGGCGCCGAAGTCGTTCGGCACGGACGAGACTTCGATGACGCCCGGATGCATGCAGCCCGCTTGCAGGACGAAGAGGGCCTGCTCTACATCCATTCGGCGAACGAACCCGACCTGATCGCGGGCGTCGGAACGTATTCACTGGAGATCATGGAGGCCGTTCCTGACCTGGATGCATTGATCGTGCCGATTGGGGCCGGCAGTGGCGCGTGCGGAGCGGTGATCGCAGGCAAGGGGATCAATCCCGATCTCCGGGTCATCGGCGCGCAAGCGGCAGGCGCCCCGGCATTCCACGATTCCTGGCAGCGCAACGAGTTGTTGTCGTACGAAACGATCGATACGTTCGCGGAAGGAATGGCAACTCGCCAAGCGTTCTCCCTGCCGCTGCGCATCTTACGTGAAGGTCTTGATAGTATTGTGTTGATTTCGGATGCGGATTTGCGCCGTTCCATCCTGACACTGCTGGAACAGGCGCGAGTTCTGGCCGAAGGAGCCGGTTCAGCGGCGTTCGCGGCCGCATACGCCAAGCGTACCGAACTACGAGGAAAGAAAGTGGCGGTTGTCGTCTCAGGCGGCAACCTCGAAGCCGGAATACTGGCACGAGCGCTGGACGAGGAGCGAGCCTGGTGA
- the pyrF gene encoding orotidine-5'-phosphate decarboxylase — protein MTITAALPFSEKVATASQSRDSLLCVGLDPTVERMPSSVTRGRSNRDAIIEFNKSIIESTVEFATAFKPQLAMYMQYGPEGYEALLETRALIPDDTPCILDCKIGDISTTMEPYARAYLDSANFDAITVNPYMGSECLQPVFDRPGKGVFLLCKTSNPGSGEIQNLELATGQPLFAEIASKVVEWNTSSAASLGLVVGATYPAELIEVRSVAPNLLILVPGIGSQAGDLAAAVDAGLDDRGGGLLINSARSITYASSGDDFAQAAARAARTLRDQINAIRG, from the coding sequence ATGACGATAACCGCCGCGCTCCCCTTCTCAGAAAAGGTCGCCACCGCCTCGCAGTCGCGCGATTCGCTGCTCTGTGTCGGGCTCGATCCAACTGTCGAACGAATGCCGTCGTCGGTCACGCGGGGCCGCTCCAACCGCGACGCCATCATCGAGTTCAACAAATCGATCATCGAGTCGACCGTTGAGTTTGCCACCGCCTTCAAGCCCCAACTGGCAATGTACATGCAATACGGTCCCGAGGGATACGAAGCGTTGCTGGAAACACGCGCGCTGATTCCGGACGACACGCCATGCATCCTCGACTGCAAGATCGGCGACATCTCGACCACGATGGAGCCCTATGCGCGCGCGTATCTGGACAGCGCCAACTTCGACGCCATTACCGTCAACCCCTATATGGGGAGCGAATGCTTGCAACCAGTGTTCGATCGGCCGGGCAAGGGTGTCTTCCTCCTTTGCAAGACCAGCAACCCCGGCAGCGGCGAGATTCAGAATCTCGAGCTCGCGACTGGGCAACCGCTGTTCGCCGAGATCGCCTCGAAGGTCGTGGAATGGAACACATCGTCCGCCGCATCACTTGGCCTCGTCGTCGGCGCCACCTATCCTGCCGAGCTGATCGAGGTTCGCAGCGTTGCCCCGAATCTGCTCATCCTGGTGCCGGGTATCGGCTCGCAAGCAGGTGACCTCGCCGCGGCAGTCGATGCCGGCCTGGACGACCGTGGCGGCGGATTGCTGATCAACTCGGCGCGGAGCATCACGTATGCCTCCTCCGGCGACGACTTTGCCCAGGCTGCCGCGCGGGCCGCGCGCACGTTGCGCGATCAGATCAATGCCATTCGCGGATAG